A section of the Elizabethkingia anophelis R26 genome encodes:
- the aqpZ gene encoding aquaporin Z, whose translation MKKLFAEFFGTFWLVFGGCGSAVFAAGVPDIGIGLLGVALAFGLTVVTMAYAVGHISGGHFNPAVSFGLLAGGRFSAKDLVPYIIAQVLGAAAAAGCLYIILNGAGAFSAEGPGAFATNFYDMPGYNGRSYSMGAAFLAEFLLTAFFLIIIMGATDKWANGKFAGLAIGLGLTLIHLISIPITNTSVNPARSTSQALFVGGVALQQLWLFWVAPILGGIAGGLIYKFLLQRDGGEEIAN comes from the coding sequence TGGTTAGTATTCGGAGGGTGTGGTAGTGCAGTATTTGCAGCCGGTGTTCCCGACATTGGTATAGGATTATTAGGCGTAGCATTAGCCTTCGGGTTAACAGTTGTTACAATGGCATATGCCGTTGGTCATATTTCCGGAGGTCATTTTAATCCTGCCGTTTCTTTCGGGCTTTTAGCTGGTGGAAGATTTAGTGCAAAGGATCTTGTTCCTTATATTATTGCTCAGGTATTGGGAGCGGCAGCGGCAGCTGGTTGTCTTTACATTATCCTGAATGGTGCCGGTGCATTTTCTGCTGAAGGACCGGGCGCATTTGCAACCAACTTCTACGATATGCCAGGTTATAACGGAAGAAGTTATTCTATGGGAGCAGCTTTCCTTGCGGAGTTTTTACTAACAGCTTTTTTCCTGATTATTATTATGGGAGCAACAGATAAATGGGCTAATGGTAAATTTGCAGGATTGGCAATTGGTTTAGGTTTAACATTAATTCACCTGATTTCAATTCCGATTACCAATACTTCTGTTAACCCGGCAAGATCTACTTCTCAGGCTTTATTTGTAGGCGGAGTAGCATTACAGCAATTATGGTTGTTCTGGGTAGCGCCAATTCTTGGTGGTATTGCCGGAGGACTAATCTATAAGTTCCTACTTCAGCGTGATGGTGGAGAAGAAATTGCTAACTAA
- a CDS encoding UDP-2,3-diacylglucosamine diphosphatase translates to MKIDLQEGKKIYFASDQHFGAPTPKESKVREAKFIRWLDDIKKDAQVLFLMGDLFDFWHEWQHVIPKGYVRLLGKLAELKDSGIELYFFVGNHDLWMKSYFEDELEVPVYFTKKYYEISGKHFLLAHGDGLGPGDKGYKRMKKLFTNPVAQWFFKWLHPDIAMRIALYLSQKNKMISGEEDKEFLGEDKEFLIIYAKEKLKTEKIDYFIFGHRHLPMVLDLNSGQSKYINLGDWIGYFTYGVFDGDHFELKTYEG, encoded by the coding sequence ATGAAAATTGATTTACAAGAAGGTAAAAAAATATATTTCGCTTCCGACCAACACTTTGGAGCTCCCACTCCTAAAGAAAGTAAAGTTCGTGAAGCAAAATTCATCCGCTGGCTGGACGATATAAAGAAAGATGCACAGGTACTTTTCCTGATGGGTGATCTTTTTGATTTCTGGCACGAATGGCAACATGTAATTCCTAAAGGCTATGTAAGACTTTTAGGCAAACTTGCCGAATTAAAAGACAGCGGAATAGAACTTTACTTTTTTGTAGGCAACCACGATTTGTGGATGAAATCTTATTTTGAAGATGAACTGGAAGTTCCGGTTTATTTCACAAAAAAATACTACGAAATTTCAGGTAAGCACTTTCTTTTAGCCCATGGCGACGGACTAGGCCCCGGAGACAAAGGTTATAAAAGAATGAAAAAACTTTTCACCAATCCTGTAGCACAATGGTTTTTCAAATGGCTACACCCCGATATCGCCATGAGGATAGCGCTATATCTTTCTCAGAAAAATAAAATGATTAGCGGTGAAGAGGACAAAGAATTTCTGGGTGAAGACAAAGAGTTCCTGATTATCTACGCCAAGGAAAAATTAAAAACTGAAAAGATCGATTATTTCATTTTCGGACACCGCCACTTACCAATGGTACTGGACCTGAATTCCGGGCAATCAAAATACATTAACCTTGGTGACTGGATTGGCTATTTCACTTATGGTGTTTTCGACGGAGATCATTTTGAATTAAAAACCTACGAAGGATAA
- a CDS encoding LuxE/PaaK family acyltransferase, with translation MELDIFNIKTEEDFTQACLETFRYQYQNIEVYRKFTDYLNIKPEEITQVKDIPFLPIEMFKNHTVIDQNKEPQFYFQSSGTTQMNLSKHWICDAGLYEESLYKSFEQFIGKPEDFVFLGLLPNYLERQNSSLVYMVDYLMKVSNQPENGYFLYNHEDLLKQIQHLEKEQKKYIVFGVSFALLDFLDSLQQLSVTNFKIHNGIVIETGGMKGRKEEITKDQLLQELQTGFGTEKIYSEYSMTELLSQAYSKGNNKYETPNWMRILIRNTEDPFSYVDEGRTGAINIIDLANKHSCAFIATQDLGRFDIDAAGKRKFQVLGRIDHSDIRGCSLLVS, from the coding sequence ATGGAGTTAGACATTTTTAATATAAAAACAGAAGAGGATTTCACACAGGCTTGTCTGGAAACATTTCGCTATCAGTATCAAAATATTGAAGTTTACAGAAAATTTACAGATTATCTGAATATCAAACCCGAGGAAATTACTCAGGTAAAAGATATTCCTTTTCTACCAATAGAAATGTTTAAAAATCATACAGTAATTGATCAGAACAAAGAACCTCAATTTTATTTTCAAAGCAGTGGTACTACACAAATGAATCTTTCCAAACATTGGATTTGTGATGCCGGGCTATACGAGGAAAGTCTTTATAAAAGTTTTGAACAATTTATTGGTAAACCTGAAGACTTTGTTTTTCTGGGACTTCTGCCCAATTATCTGGAAAGGCAGAACTCTTCGTTGGTCTATATGGTCGATTACCTGATGAAAGTTTCTAATCAGCCTGAAAATGGTTACTTTTTATATAATCATGAAGATCTTTTAAAGCAAATTCAACATCTGGAAAAGGAACAGAAAAAATACATTGTATTTGGAGTTTCTTTCGCTTTATTGGATTTCTTAGATAGCCTTCAACAACTTAGTGTAACCAACTTTAAAATTCACAATGGTATAGTTATAGAAACCGGAGGAATGAAAGGAAGAAAAGAAGAGATCACAAAAGATCAGCTTCTTCAGGAATTACAAACAGGTTTTGGTACTGAGAAAATTTACTCTGAGTATAGCATGACCGAATTGTTATCGCAGGCTTATTCAAAAGGGAATAATAAATACGAAACACCGAACTGGATGCGGATTCTGATTCGCAATACAGAAGATCCGTTTTCGTACGTAGATGAAGGGCGCACCGGAGCCATTAATATTATTGACTTAGCCAATAAACATAGCTGTGCATTTATTGCCACTCAAGATTTGGGGCGTTTTGATATTGACGCAGCTGGTAAAAGAAAGTTTCAGGTTCTGGGAAGAATAGACCACTCAGATATCAGGGGCTGCAGTCTTTTGGTAAGCTAA
- a CDS encoding 6-pyruvoyl trahydropterin synthase family protein, with product MIRITKIFTFETAHVLYNYDGKCKNMHGHSYKLFVTVKGKPVNDLDNPKNGMVVDFGDIKKIVNEEVVDIWDHAVLINANSPHKELGNELEGRGHKVIYCSFQPTCENMLYEIAAKVQAKLPSDISLAYLKLHETENSYGEWFAEDQSEN from the coding sequence ATGATTCGTATTACCAAGATTTTCACGTTTGAAACTGCTCATGTACTTTACAATTATGATGGTAAATGTAAAAACATGCATGGACATTCCTACAAGTTATTTGTTACCGTAAAGGGGAAGCCTGTTAACGATTTAGACAATCCTAAAAATGGTATGGTTGTAGATTTCGGTGATATCAAAAAAATTGTAAATGAGGAAGTTGTAGACATCTGGGATCATGCAGTATTAATCAATGCAAATTCTCCACATAAAGAACTGGGAAACGAGCTTGAAGGAAGAGGACATAAAGTTATTTACTGCAGTTTTCAGCCTACTTGTGAAAATATGCTGTATGAAATTGCTGCAAAAGTCCAGGCAAAACTTCCTTCGGACATTTCGCTTGCTTATCTTAAGCTTCATGAAACCGAAAACTCTTATGGAGAATGGTTTGCCGAAGATCAATCTGAAAATTAA